TGTGCCATTTCAGCTGGAATTTCTGAAATCACATCCCAATGCTCGACAATCTTGCCATTTTCAATACGGAAGAGGTCAAAAAATGCATGAGGCTTTCCATGCCAATCTCCTTCACTCATGGAAAAAACGAAATTACCTTCACCTAATACCTTGTGTAGTGTGCGGTAGGTAAACATGTCATTTTGAGATACCAGATAATCGATGGCTTTTCCCAGTCCATCCAGACCATCTTCAATAGCGACATTGTGTTGATAGTATTTTTCTGTGCTGATATAGTCTGTAATTTTATTGGGATCATGTCCCATCAGGATATCGTTCACAAAGTTGCTCACCAGTTCCTTGTTCTCTGCTGTTTTTTCTTTATCTGTGATCTCGGTTGGACCGTCAAACTGTGAACGACCGCTTGCAGTCTCTTCTACAATCGGAGAGATATTATCCCAATGCTCCGCTACTTTGCCTTCTTCTACACGATATACATCAAATGTGACAATTTCCTTTGCTCCAAATGCTTCTGCATTGTTATAAGTATTGTGCATCACCACCAAATTGCCATCCTGTAAGATACGATGTGTTGTGGCAGTAGTACCTGCTTGCTGTAAGGCAGGAAGAAAATCGATAACAGTCTGTCGTCCTGTTGGTACATAAGGATTGTGCTGAATGTAATTTTCGGCAAAGTAAGTCTCAACGCCTTCAGTACTATAATCTTTAAAGAACGCATCTTGTGCCTTCAGTGCGATTACTTTCGGATTGTCCTTTTCCATGTTTTCAGAGTCAATGTTATTATCGTCAGATGAGTTACAACTCCCCAAAAACAATGAGGAAGCAATAGCTGATGCTAGAAATAATTTGTGATTCATACCTTGTTGATTATTAATAAATTGATAATACAAATGTAGGCGGAATACCAATTCGGTTAGCTATACAAAATTGACTTAAGACTGTAAAAATGGGAATGTTTACTCTATAGACTCTATTT
The Limibacter armeniacum DNA segment above includes these coding regions:
- a CDS encoding nuclear transport factor 2 family protein: MNHKLFLASAIASSLFLGSCNSSDDNNIDSENMEKDNPKVIALKAQDAFFKDYSTEGVETYFAENYIQHNPYVPTGRQTVIDFLPALQQAGTTATTHRILQDGNLVVMHNTYNNAEAFGAKEIVTFDVYRVEEGKVAEHWDNISPIVEETASGRSQFDGPTEITDKEKTAENKELVSNFVNDILMGHDPNKITDYISTEKYYQHNVAIEDGLDGLGKAIDYLVSQNDMFTYRTLHKVLGEGNFVFSMSEGDWHGKPHAFFDLFRIENGKIVEHWDVISEIPAEMAHENGKF